aactactccatcacgttaagaatggaaagtggaatttaaacctaaggtgaaaaagttgtagtcgccaccgcaagatgtcaccagtcattaagtgaaaaagttgtagtcacaaccgccagatgtcactagtcgtaaaacaattattttagcagtttttcattaattacaggagaacttattaagtaaatggaattatttttgttctggtcgcaccgcatattttttgtgtaatttttaagaccaaaaagtctgaaatctgttgtaaaacgcccgagctatggagcgttacatacagacagacaaagtgacatggcttttttttttctgcgtatgcgattattagcttcgcccttcgggctcgcaataaaaGGACAATTTCTATTATTGTTGATTTGAAATGGCAAGTATGTATATGTGGTATATGATTGATGGTTTCTAAATGGTATTTAGCAATTGGTCATCACTTCTCTCCTCTCGACAAGATGTTGAAGAAGGGTTAAATTATGCAGTTTTCTATAATTTGTTGTTCAAGTAACCGTTGTGTTGAAGACGGCTAGTTTTcaagcgaaaaaaacaaaaagagttgCTTAAATTAATGTGTATTGTATTGTCTGTGGTAGACGTTTATTAAACCGCtcaaaaaaaacggtttttacCAAGAAAATAGTTAAATAAGTGTgttgattaattttgaagaagaattacCATATAAGTCACTACAGCGCCTATCAACtgcagtaaaaataaataaaaataaataaataaaattatatttgttttattaggtAAATGATGAGGCACTCACTGCTGGAATGAGATTAACCCCAACGTCGAACAGCCCAGCAGCCGACAAGCGGACCCGTCCTTCATCAATTTGCATCAAGACAGTCATCACCTAAATTTTTTGCATAAGAATCGGTGAAAAATGACAATCAGTATCTCTACAACAGATATAGTTTTCAAAGAACATTAGACAAAACTATAAGGAAACCGAAACGGACCGCAATTTTTTCAGCCGACGTCCGGTAAAATCTGGAATGTGACATTCTAATTAATCGTTCACGAAGAAAACAGAcctgaaatagaaaaattgtttgtaCATCGAAATAttcgattttaaaatttattatgcgGAGCCTGTGGATGTACCTGATTAACGGGCATGTCTGCGGCAAAGAGTAGAATTAATATTCTAGTCCCTTccgtaaaaaaagtaaaagggaAGAATAAACTATAATTTTCCAACACATCAGTTCTatgaacaaaataataaatggagAAAAAGGATGTGCTAATGACCGAGACAAATTTCattatcaataaaattaagacAGGGACGGAGAAAATGTGATTCAATTCTGATGAAGCATGACAGAGGTGGTCAAATATCAGTGCGTTGCGTCTcaagatttttaaattctccGCCCTATATAATATGGACAAAGAATTTCTAAACTTGAAAAGCTTATTTCAAATGGAGTATATAATTATAAATTAAATGTCATACCCGATCAAATTTCGTTGATCTTCAGCACGATCCGTTTCAGAATGCAATAAAATCATTTGCATGTAGTGCGATATTATGTAATAACACAGATATATTAAAAGAGGTGTGCATTCAATCAGTATGATAATTAGCGCCAGCAGGAATAATATAATTGCTACTAATACGGCGGACGGATTCTCTGGTAAGACGGACGGCACAAGAGGCATCACCACGATCGTACTGCCCATAGTCTATATGCGTCAACCAATAGCAGTAAAATTAATTAGACTCAACTTATTGGTCTTGTCTGCCACTGAGTa
The sequence above is drawn from the Daphnia pulicaria isolate SC F1-1A chromosome 1, SC_F0-13Bv2, whole genome shotgun sequence genome and encodes:
- the LOC124322567 gene encoding uncharacterized protein LOC124322567, producing the protein MCLTGYYYSENGPGKLSSDRSLPITVNILFAVNSYGTFIQLLLSRWIVMRYRRLQVAVEAVQEVEGLLGEKFLAQHKSSLTTRFFIGFTIILTVTMGSTIVVMPLVPSVLPENPSAVLVAIILFLLALIIILIECTPLLIYLCYYIISHYMQMILLHSETDRAEDQRNLIGAENLKILRRNALIFDHLCHASSELNHIFSVPVLILLIMKFVSVISTSFFSIYYFVHRTDVLENYSLFFPFTFFTEGTRILILLFAADMPVNQVCFLRERLIRMSHSRFYRTSAEKIAVMTVLMQIDEGRVRLSAAGLFDVGVNLIPAVSASSFT